Genomic segment of Paraburkholderia agricolaris:
GTAACGCGCGCCCTTCCTGCGCCGCGACAAAACAATCCTCCATCGCGTGCGCGAGTTCGACGCCCACCTGCACCCCGACGATACGTGCCGCGCCCTTCAGCGAGTGCGCCGCGCGCATGCAGGCCTCGAGCGCGGCGGCATCGCGCGGCGCGCGTTCGAGGGCGAGCAGGCCGTCGTTGAGCACGCGCGCCTGGGTCCGCGCTTCCTCGCGGAAGAGATCGATCAGCGACGGGCGGCGCGGGTCGTCCGTCATCCGAGACTCCGGTTCAAGGTATCGAACAAGGCGTCAGCGTCGAGCAAGCCGACCGTCATGCCGCGCCACGGGGCCACGGCGCGCGTATGCGCGGCGGCCGCGTGCGAGAGCGTCGCGGGCGGCGGGCAAAAGGTGGTGACTGCGAGCCGATGCACGCCGTCGACCTGGTCGACGGGAAATACCGCATGCTCTTCGGCGCGCGAGACCACCAGCAAACGCGGCAGATCGTGGCGCGCCTGATCGTCGGCCGCCGTGGTGTCGGTTTCGAAACCGAGCAGATGCGCGAGCGACAGACACACCAGCAAGTCGCCCTGCACATTCACCACGCCCAGCACCGCGCGATGCTGCCGGTGCGGCAAGGTATGAACCGGCCGCGTCTGCACGATGCGTTTGAAGATCGGCGTAGGCAGCGCGAGCCATTCGCGGCCGATCCGGAAAATGAGGAACGACTCGCTCGCACCTTGCGGGTCGTGTTGCTGCTGCCGCTGCTGATGCGGTGACGTCTCGGCGTCATGCAGCGAGAGATCCACAAGGGGAATCGGTCGCTCCAGCAATTTGGCCGCGGCCGCTTCGAACACGGGGCAATTCAGACAACGCACGTACTCGGTCAGCCGCTCGCACGACGAATCGCCGCGCACGCCAATGCGATTCCAGCAATCGTCGAAAGTCACGGTGCGCTCCTCAACCACGTTGCGCTCCCTGCGCGCGCGACGCGCGTTCCATCAACAGACGCGCACCGTTACGGTCGCCTTCGAGTTCGAGCAGCGTGGCCAAATGCGCGAGCGCTTCGGCGTGCTGCGGGTCGAGATAGAGCGCCTTGCGATACTGGCCGCGTGCCAGGTTCGTATCGCCGCTGGCGTCGGCCAGCACGCCGAGCAGGTAGAACGCATCGGCATGCGGCGCGTGCTGTTCCAGATAAGCGTTGATCGCGTTCGCGGCGTCCGTCAGACGGCCCGCATCGGCCAGCGCGTGCGCGGATTGCAGCGTGTCGCGCGCGGCGTTGGTGGGCGGGGTAATGTGGGGCGGCGTGCGGTCGTACGATTGCGCTGCGGGTTTCAACGGAACGGCCGCGCTGTTCCATATGCTCTTGTTCGGCGCGTGCAACGTGTGCTGCGGGATCTCGTTGTTCAGTGCCGCATGCGGTTGCGTACCGTCTCGAAACGCCTGTGAAGAGCCGGCATTGAACGGCGTGCGCGCCACCGGATCGGGCCACGCGAAAGGCTCTGCCGAAAACACTTGCGGCGGCGCGAGCGCGGGCACGGGCGAATGCGTCATCGCCAGTGCCGCGGCGGTGGCGAGCGGCGCGGTGTGCCAGCCGTTGAATTGCGTTTCCGTGGACGTGGCGCGGCGAAATGCGAACGCCAACGGAATCTTCGCTGACTGCATGCCATAACGCATCAGTAGTCCGGTTTCCGCGGGGCCGACGAACAGCGTGCCGTTTTCGGCCAGCACGCTATTGAGTGCATGCAAGGCCGTTTGCTGTGCATCGCGGTCGAAGTAAATCAGCACGTTGCGGCAGAACACGAAATCGTAGATACCAAGCGTCGTGGCATCGAGTTGCATCAGGTTGGCGCGCGAAAACCGCACCGCATCGACGATGCGTGGTGCGAGACGCCAGCCGTCTTCGGTGCGCGTGAAGTGGGCGTCCCGAAACGGAAACGCATTGCCGCGAAACGAATTACGGGTGTACACCGCGTTTTGTGCGACAGCCAGCGAACGTTCGCTGATATCCATCGCGTCGATGCGCATGTGCGCGGCGTCGATGCCGGCGTCGAGCAGCGTCATCGCGATTGTGTACGGTTCTTCGCCGGTCGAGCAGGGCAGGCTCAGAATCCGCAACGGCAACGCGGTGCCGCGTTCGTCAAGGCGTTCGTACGCGAGACGCGTGAGCGCTTTGAACGCGTCGGTGTCGCGATAGAACCAGGTCTCCGGCACCACTACGGTTTCGACCAGCGCCTGCACCATGGCAGGCGATGCTTGCGCAGCCTCCCAGTAGTCGTTAAGCGTGGCGTCGGCGTGACCGTCCGCGCACCAGGCGGCGGCGCGCTGATCAACCGCACGTTCGATCGCGCTATGACCGAGCGACGCCGCGTCGAGCCCGATGGTCCGATGCAACAGATCGGTGAAGCGTCGATAGAGCGGCGCGTTGTCGTGATGCGCGTTCATGCGTGCGCCTCGGGAAACAGCAGCGCTTTGACATCGTCGGGCAGCAGATGCTCGACGCGAATCCATTGCACCAGACCGCCTGCTTCGCTCGCAACCGGGCCCAGATAACGCGCGTGCGGCATGTCGATACCGGCATCGTGAAACGCTTCGGCGGCGAGGCGAATCGTGCGCGTGGCGCCTTCGAGCAGGAGCGCGAGCAGGCGTACCGTGCCGGCATGCGGATAGCGCACCAGCACGACGCGGGTCGACATCAACTGCGCGGCGGGACGGCCGAGCGCGAGCGCCGGCAGGTCGATCACCGGCAGTGGTGCGCCTTCATGATCGAGCACGCCCGCGACCCACGACGGTGCGCCGGGGATCGTCTTCGGCGGCGACTGCGGCGTGAGCGGCATCAGACGCTCCACCTGCGTCGCGTCGATCACGTAGCGTTCGCTATCGAGCGTGAAGAGGATGAAGAGCATCGGCGTGGGTTGAGTGAGGTGGCGTGCAAATAGTTGGCTTCAGCGTGCGTGTCTGAATGAGCCAGTGGTGGCGCGTCAGGCCACCACCTTGAAACGCGACACACCGGTGCGCAGACTATTGGCGACGTGCGTCAGATCGTCGATTGCCTGGGTCGACTGGCGCAGCGATTCCGCCGTCTGCTGCGCGGCCTCCGAGAGCTGCGTCAGCGCCTGGGTAATCTGCTCGGCGCCCGTGGCTTGTGTCTGCATGCCTTCGTTGACCATCGAAAAGCGCGGGGCGAGCTGCTGCACCTGCTGGATGATCTGAGTGAGATGGCCGCCCACGTTCTGCACGTCGAGCATGCCGCGCCGGACTTCTTCGGAAAACTTATCCATGCCCATCACGCCCGCCGCCACCGCCGACTGGATTTCCTTGACCATCTGTTCGATGTCGTACGTCGCCACGGCGGTCTGATCCGCGAGACGGCGAATCTCGGTTGCCACCACGGCGAAACCGCGACCGTATTCGCCGGCCTTTTCCGCTTCGATCGCGGCGTTCAGCGAGAGCAGGTTGGTCTGATCCGCGACCTTGGTGATGGTGGCGACGACCTGGTTGATGTTGCTGGCTTTTTCGTTGAGGATCGCGAGTTTCGCGTTGACCGAGCCGGCTGCCTCCATCACGAGGCGCATGGTTTCCTCCATGCGAGCGAGACCGGCATGACCGGTGCCGGCGAGCGCCGCCGACTGTCCAGCCACTTCGGAGACTTCGTTCATGGTGCGCAGCAGATCGCGCGAGGTCGCGAAGATTTCGCGCGACGTGGCCCCGATCTCGGTGGTGGTCGCCGCGGTTTCGTTCGCGGTGGCTTGCTGTTCGCGCGAGGTCGCGGCGATTTCCGTTACCGACGTGGTGACCTGAACCGCCGACTTCTGCGCCTGGCCGACCAGCGCGGTGAGCTCGTCGGTCATGCGGTTAAAGCCGGCTTCGAGCGCGCCGATTTCATCCGCGCGATTCAGTTGCAGACGTTGCGTGAGGTCGCCCGTGCGCATGACGTCGACAACTTGCAGCACCTTCGCCATCGGCGTGGTGACCGCGCGCAGCAGCCAGTAACCAGCCAGGATGGCCGCGATGGCGGCGAGCAGCAGCATCACGAGCAGCACGATGCGGGTCGTCTCGACCGAGCCGCGGATGCTTTCGGCGGACTGATCGGCGTAAGCCTTGTTGTTCTCGACGAGCTTGCGCACCGAGAGGCGGCCCGTCTCCCAAACCGGGGTGAGCTGCGCGTTGAATATCTGCGCGGCGTTCTCTTTCGACGTCGGCAATGCGGCGATCAGCGACGCCTGGATCGGCAAATATTGCGTGTACTGCTGGCGGAAATCATTGAAGAGGTCGCGGTCTTCCTGACGGAAGATGGTCCCGCCGTAATCGTTGAGCAGCTTCTGCAGCGATTGCTGGGTCTCGGTGAGCCGCGTGCTGTCGCGTTTCACGGCATCCGGGCCCTCATCGACATAGATGAGACGCTGCGTGACGGAGTAGTTCTCGAACCAGGCCGCGCGCATGGCGGTCGCGTAGTAGAGGCCGGGCATCGAGTCCTGCTGCTGACTCTTGGCGTCGCGGTCGATGCCGCCGAGTTGTTCGAAAGTGACAATCGCCATTGCCAGCATCACGATCAGCACGATTCCGAAACTGCACAGAATCCGTTGCCGGATGGTCCATTGTTTCACGCGCGCGCCCCTTAACTTTTGGCTTGGTTTCAACGCCGACGTCGACTTGCTGGTCTCGGGGTCGAAGGATCGGAAAGCTTTACGGGTCGGCGGATTTGCCGACGGGTCTGCCGCGAATTTTACATTGATCGTAGGAGCGGATGGCGGTCGGTGTGGCGTCTTCCGCCTAAGGGGTTACACCCGTAATGCCCGGTTACCAACTGCAGCATCTATTTCCGCGCGCACCCTACACAATCTGTTCCATGCCTGAACGGCGGGAGCGAAACATGAAAAAGATTGCGGTGGCGTTGTTGGTGGTGGGGAGCCTGAGCGTGGCGGGTCCGGCGTCGGCTCATGGCAATGGCGGCGATGTGGTCGGTGCGCTGATCGGCGGGGCTCTGTTGGGTGCGGTGGTGACCTCCGCGCTGAATCCGGCGCCTGTGGTCGCTTACCAGCAACCGGTCTACGCACAGCCGGTGTATCAGCCGGCGCCCGTGTACGCCGGGCCGCCGCCGGGATACTGCTATGACCAGTACCAGCGCGCGTACGTCGGTTGCGGTGCGCCGCCGCCGGCACAATATGGGTATCCGCAGCAGCCCCAGCCAGGCTGGTAAATGAATGACCTGCGCGGGCGTGTGCAGTCCCGACGCTCGCGCACCACAGAGAAAAAGGCCGTCGCAACACGCGACGGCCTTGTCTTGTTGGGTATCTCTACTCAGTGCTTGTGGTGCAGCCACTCCGCATAATGCGTATCGAGCCAGCGCTCGAGGCGCTCGGGCTTTGATTTCTCGCGATAGTGGGACGCGGCCCAGATCACCACGCCGACCACCAGCATGACCAACGGTCCCAGCAAATAAGCCATCAACGATTCTGACATGGGGGCCTCCGTCCCGGCTTGCATCCATGCTTCAGTTTAGGCGATGAATGGCGGGAAAAAAGGACGCTGTGATGGGTTGGCCGGCAACGCGGCGGTATTGACGTGAATGGGCTGAGAGGGCGTGGGACAGGGTGATTGAGAACCTAGCGAAAGCGGGGGTTTTCTTTTATGGGTGGTCAGTTTGGCTTGATCTTTGTCTGGTTGTGTACCATCGGGCATGTCGCTGGCCAATGATCAGACAAGCCACGGTAACCGGTTCGGCGCTTGCCGCCTGCCGTGTTTGGCATACTTGCCGCTGCCGCGCTCAACCGGTCACGCCTTGTCGGCCGCTCTCGATCTGGGTGTCGACGAAATCCGCCCACAGTTGCAAGGTCTGACGCTGTTCTGCCGCATGCTCAGCGTGGGCGGCTCCGCCCGGGGTGTCTTTGACGGTATGCGCGAGTGCTCTTTCGATCGGGTGCGAAGGCTGCCCCATTTCACGCAGATGGGTCGCGGCGGTGCGTCGAAAGTCATGGAGGACGAAATGCTCGACGTCGAGTCCGAGCGATTTGACGGCCTGATTGAGCGTGCTTTTGGCGATCGGCCGATCGTCACCCCTGACACTCGGGAAGACGAAATTGCGACTGGCCTTGGTCTCCTGAAGCTCGCGAAGCAGAGTGACCGCCTGATGCGGGAGATACACCACATGGTCGCGGCCCTTGTTCATCCGCGCGGCGGGGATCGTCCAGCGTGCTGCGTTGAGGCTGAACTCCGACCAGGCTGCCTCAACGATGTCCGATTTCCGTACCATCGTCAGCACCAGCAGGTGCAAAGCCAGTTTCAGCGGACGTCGGATGTTCGATGCGTAAATCGCCCGCAACATGGTGCCCATTTCGTCTGCGGCGAGCACGCGGGTGCGGCTGTCCGGCGTTGCGATGAAGCGCGCCGGGATGAGCTCCGCCGGATTGGCCGTGGCGAGTTGCCGGGCGATCAGATACTCGTAGAGTCGCTTGACTGCGTTGCGCGTATGCAGCGCCATCTTGGGCGAGCCACGGCTTTTGATCTGGTCGCATATCGTGCGGATGTCGTCAGCCGTTACGGTTTTGATCGACTTGGCGCCAAGCGTGGGGAGCACGTCTTTTTCGAGCGCGCGCCGTGTGGTGCGCTGATATTCCGCGGACTTGCCGGCCATTTCCGTTGCGAGATAAAGCTCCGCGGCCTCGCGCAGCACCTCGACCTTGCTCTCCACTCCACGGTCGCGGCGTGCTGTCGCTATTGGCGACACACCGTTTGTAACCATCTCCGCGTACTTCTGCGCCTTGGCGCGCGCAACGCGCAGCGAAATCATCCGGTAGTCGCCGATCGTGACGAGCGGCTGGCGCTTGCCGTTCAATGAATAGCGAAAGCGCCAGACCTTGGTGCCCGTCGTCATGATTTCGATAACGAGACCGTTGCCGTCAGCGACGCAGTACCGGGTGGCGCGCGGTTCGAGTGCGCGGATTTGCGCTTCGGTGAGGGGAGCGGCTAGCTTTGGCATGGCGATTCGTTTGGTACCGGGACAGCGGGGATTCTAAACCGGCTATGCTTTGTGTACCAACGAAATCAACGAATTTGGGTCAACAGATAATGTTGGGTGTGGATTTTTACGAGCGCACTGAATGGCCTTATTAGGCTTACTGGATAAGCCATTCGCGCAAAATTCTCCAGCCCGGTTTACTTGCCAATGCAAAACCGGCTGAAAATCACGCCGAGCAGGTCATCCGAACTGAATTCCCCGGTGATCGAGTTCAGTTGATCCTGCGCGAGGCGCAATTCTTCTGCGAACAGATCCAGCGCTTGAGCGTTCTGATCGGCGTGTGCTGCAGCCGTTGCCAGATGTTCCTCGGCCGCACGCAGCGCAATCAGATGCCGCTCGCGCGCGAGGTAGACGCTTTCCGCGCCCGCCTGCCAGCCGGCGATGCGCAGCAATTCTTCGCGCAGCAACGCAACCCCGTCGCCGTGTTTCGCCGACAGCCGCACTTCGCTGAGATCGAGGTCCGCGTCCAGCGGCGTCACGGTTGGCGCGAGCCCGGCTAGGTCCGTCTTGTTCAGCACGCGCACCACCGGCACGCCACTCGGGAAACGGGCCGCGATCGTTTCATCTTCGGCGGTCATGCCGGTGCGCGAGTCGAGCAGATGCAGCACGACATCCGCGCGCTCGATCTCGCTCCACGTGCGCGCAATGCCGATCTTCTCCACCTCGTCTTCGGTATCGCGCAGTCCGGCCGTATCGATCACGTGCAGCGGAATGCCTTCGATCTGGATGGTCTGCGCGACCTTGTCGCGCGTCGTGCCGGCAATCGGCGTGACGATGGCCAACTCCGCGCCGGCAAGCGCATTCAGTAGCGACGACTTGCCGACGTTCGGCTGCCCCGCCAACACCACCGACAAACCCTCGCGCAGCAACGCGCCTTGGCGCGCTTCGCTCAGCACGTGGGCGAGACGCTCGCGGATTCGCGTGAGCTTGCCGCGGGCGTCGGCGGCTTCGAGAAAGTCGATTTCTTCTTCCGGGAAGTCGAGCGTCGCTTCAACCAGCATCCGTAGCGTGATGACTTCTTCGACCAAAGCGTGGATGTCGCGCGAAAACGCACCGTCGAGCGAGCGGCCTGCCGAACGCGCGGCAGCCTCGGTGCTGGCCTCGATCAGATCGGCGACGGCTTCCGCTTGCGCCAGATCCAGCTTGTCGTTGAGAAACGCTCGCCGCGTGAATTCGCCCGGTTCGGCCAGACGCAGGCCGAACGCGCGGCCGGCGTCGATGCAACGCTGCAGCACCAGTTGCAGCACGACCGGTCCGCCGTGGCCTTGCAGTTCGAGCACATGCTCGCCGGTGTACGAGTGCGGCGCGGGAAAGTACAGCGCGATGCCGCGATCGAGCGCGTTGCCGGTGTTGTCGAGAAAGGGCACGTAGCTCGCGTGCCGTGGCGTAAGCGCCTGGCCAGTGAGCGCTTGCATCAGCGGTTGCGCGGCGGCTTCCCCGGCGCGGCCGAACGAAATTCGCACGACCCCGATCCCGCCTCGGCCGGGTGCGGTGGCAATGGCGACGATCGGATCGGAATCGGTGGCGAGCATGGGAGCGAGGCTATCAGAAGGGATGAATGCGGGATTGAAAGCGCATCAGTGAGCGCCGGGCATTGTAACGCGGGCATCCACTGCCTCTGGAGCTGGGCCGGATTCTTGACGCGATTTGGCCTTCGTTAGACAGATGGGGATTTATCTCAAATAAGCTAAGATAGCTTAAGACAGATTTGCGACAGATCGACGCGCCGGAATGCCTAAAACGCACACCACAGAAGGAAAAGACGGAATTCGGTGAAATCGTGAAATGCGTTATTAGGTGGCGATTTCAGGCTAAAAATAGCTCATACGGGCTATAAAGTAGCGTAACTGGTTGTCCACTGAGTATGCGCCGAATTGCACAATCTGGCCCATGCCGACCTCCAAAGAAAAAGCTGCTTTCGCCAAACGGCTGAAAGACTCACTCCCCAGCGAACTCCAGGGCGGGACCGCTCTGGCCAAGGCATTTAGCCTGCTCTATCGAAACGGTCCTGCGGTTTCACCGCAAACCGCGCATAAATGGCTCTCGGGTACGACGATTCCAAAGCCTGATAAGTTGCAGGTGTTGGCGACATGGCTGCAAAAAGATGTCCACTGGCTGCACTACGGTCCCGTGCCAACCGGCAAGACCAAACCGCTCGGCCGCGGCGAAAAATATCCAATGGCGCCGGAAACGATCGAGCTGGTGACGCAGATGGCGAACCGGTTCGCGGGCTTGTCGCCGAAACAGCGCAATCTGGTGGAAGAGCTGATCACGGAGTTCGACGGCGGCACACAGCCGGCAACCGACGCTACGCCCGAGCCTGAAGACGCATCGAGAGACAAGAGCCCACCAAAAAGCGAGTCATAAAAAAAGCCGCCCGGCGCAAACCGGGCGGCTTTTTTACAACCAGCTTCTGCCTCTCTTCGCCTGTCAGCCAGCGGGCGCTACCGCCACCCGCTGCAAGCAAGACATCAATCAGGCTGCTTTTGTCTTCGACTGACCCATCATCCGCGTGATGTAGTACTGCTGGGCGATCGACAGCACGTTGTTCACCACGTAGTACAGCACCAGACCGGCCGGGAAGAAGAAGAACATGACCGAGAACGCGATCGGCATGAACATCATCATCTTGGCTTGAACCGGATCCGGCGGCGTCGGGTTCAGACGCGTTTGCAGGAACATCGAGACGGCCATCAGCACCGGCAGGATGAAGAACGGGTCTTGCTGCGACAGATCGTGAATCCAGAGAATCCACGGCGCGCCGCGCATTTCAACCGACGACAGCAACACCCAGTACAGCGAGATGAACACCGGAATCTGAATCACCACCGGCAGACAGCCGCCGAACGGATTGACCTTCTCGGTCTTGTACAGCTCCATCAGCGCGGCGTTCATCTTCTGCGGATCGCCCTTGAAGCGTTCGCGCAGCGCTTGCATACGCGGCGTGATCGCCTTCATGCGCGCCATCGACTTGTAGCTGGCAGCCGACAGCGGGAAGAACACGGCCTTGATCAGCAGCGTGAGCAGCACGATCGACCAGCCCCAGTTGCCGACATAGCTGTGGATCTTCTCGAGCAGCCAGAACAGCGGCTTGGCGATGATCGTGACCCAGCCGTAGTCCTTCACCAGTTCCAGACCCGGGGCGATGCCTTCGAGCATGCGCTCTTCTTCCGGACCGGCGAACAGGCGTGCCGAAACGTCAGCCGATTGACCCGGCGCGATGGTCGGCACCGGTTCCTTCACGCCGACGCGATACAGCGCCGGATCGATCTTCTCGACATAGATGTCGCGCTTCACGCCTTGCTGCGGAATCCACGCCGACGCGAAGTAATGCTGCACCATCGCGATCCAGCCGTTGTCGGCCGAATTGACGAAGTCTTCCTTGTTCTTGTCGATGTCGCTGAACGTCATCTTCTGGAAGTGGTGCTGGTCGGTGTAGACAGCCGGCCCGATGAACGTGTGCGAGAAGCGCGGCGTTTCCACCGGCGTGTCGTCACGCACCAGTTCCATATAGACCGACGGCGTGACCGGTGCGGTACCGACGTTTTCGATCTTCGTGTCGACGCCGATCACATAGCTGCCGCGCGTGAACGTGTAGGTCTTGATGACCTTAACGCCACCCTTGACCGGCGACTCGAAGCTGAGCTGGAACGATTTGGCGTCGCCCGTCAGATCGTGCGGCTGGTTCGGCAGCGGCGTGAAGATGTCGTTATGGTTCGGGAAATCGCCGCCGAGCAGACCAGTGCGCGCCAGATACGTATGGTTCGCGGTGCGGTCGAACAGCGTGATCACCAGATCGGGCTGCTTGCCGTCGCCTTGCTTGACGAGCGACAACTTCGACAGCGTGCCGCCGCGGGTGTCGATCTCGCCGTTATAGACGTCGGTGCTGAACTTGATCAGTTGGCCTTGAGCCGCAGCCGGCGCGTTGCCCGGTGCTGCTGCGTTGGTGGCCGGCAGATCGGCGGATTGGGTTCCCGGCGTCGTGGTTCCCGGAGCGGCGCCTTCGACGGTCTTGGTCGGGTTGGCGCTCGGGAAGAACATCGACGGGCGTCCGTGGTCGCGTTGCCAGTTGTCGAACAGCATGACCGCTGACATGAAAAAGATGACCCATAGGACGGTGCGTTTGATATCCATGCGTTGTCTCAGTGTCGATGGAACGGCGCGTCAGCGCTTTTCAGAAGTGGGAGGCGGGACGAGATCGATGCCGCCCGCGGAAAACGGGTGGCAGCGGCAAATACGCCTGGCGGCGAGATAAGTCCCGCGCGCGGCGCCATGATACTGGATTGCTTCGCGCGCGTAATCAGAACAGGAAGGGTAAAAACGGCACCGGTTGCCGAGCATAGGGCTCACAGCAACCTTATAGAAACGCAGTAAAGCGATGAGTACCGTTTGCATGGCTGGTGCGGCCGGACGGCGCCGCGCAACGTGGAGTACCGGGCGACGCCCGCGCAGCCTGGCTGCACTGCGGGCGGTCACTTGAGCGTCATTCCGTCTTGGGCGCTTCCGCGGGCGGCGCCTCGCGACGGACAATTTCGCGCGCTGCCTTGTCGAGCAGCACCTCTATCTCGCTGCGGCACAGCGCCCTTAACGGCGGCGACGAAGCGCTCGGCAAAGCCTTCTTGTCGAAGCGCGTGTGCAAACGCAGCAGCACATCCCAACCGCCGAATTCCGCGCGACGCAGCCGGAAGGCTTCACGCGCGAGTCGACGTACCAGATTACGCGTGGCCGCGCGCGGCGCATACTTCTTGCCGATTACGAGGCCTAAGCGAGCGTCATTGCCGGTGGGCCGGCCGTACACCACGAAGTGTGCGGTGCGGCGCCATGGGCGCAAACGAAAAACGGATGAAAATTCATCCGTTTTCAGTAGCCTTGCGGCTTTGGGGAAGGCGGCTTGCGCTCGCAACGGAACCGAGCCCTGTTGCGGCGCCCCTGCCGCTCCCGCGTCACCGCGGTTCTCGCCTGGCACAGACGGAGCGCGCAATCCGCTCGCCTGCCTTAGATGGCGAGGCGCTTGCGGCCCTTCGCGCGACGTGCGTTGATGACCTTGCGGCCACCTGCGGTCTTCATGCGAACGCGGAAGCCGTGGGTGCGCTTGCGACGGGTAACGGAAGGTTGGTAAGTACGTTTCATGTTGCTCTCACTTGATCGACTGATCGAAAATTAACCGCACGATCATCGCTGAAGCGGCAATGGCCGGAGGTTGTGCAGAATTGGTTTTCGCGGAACCCGCTATTTAAACCGGTTT
This window contains:
- a CDS encoding chemotaxis protein CheW; its protein translation is MTFDDCWNRIGVRGDSSCERLTEYVRCLNCPVFEAAAAKLLERPIPLVDLSLHDAETSPHQQRQQQHDPQGASESFLIFRIGREWLALPTPIFKRIVQTRPVHTLPHRQHRAVLGVVNVQGDLLVCLSLAHLLGFETDTTAADDQARHDLPRLLVVSRAEEHAVFPVDQVDGVHRLAVTTFCPPPATLSHAAAAHTRAVAPWRGMTVGLLDADALFDTLNRSLG
- a CDS encoding CheR family methyltransferase, translating into MNAHHDNAPLYRRFTDLLHRTIGLDAASLGHSAIERAVDQRAAAWCADGHADATLNDYWEAAQASPAMVQALVETVVVPETWFYRDTDAFKALTRLAYERLDERGTALPLRILSLPCSTGEEPYTIAMTLLDAGIDAAHMRIDAMDISERSLAVAQNAVYTRNSFRGNAFPFRDAHFTRTEDGWRLAPRIVDAVRFSRANLMQLDATTLGIYDFVFCRNVLIYFDRDAQQTALHALNSVLAENGTLFVGPAETGLLMRYGMQSAKIPLAFAFRRATSTETQFNGWHTAPLATAAALAMTHSPVPALAPPQVFSAEPFAWPDPVARTPFNAGSSQAFRDGTQPHAALNNEIPQHTLHAPNKSIWNSAAVPLKPAAQSYDRTPPHITPPTNAARDTLQSAHALADAGRLTDAANAINAYLEQHAPHADAFYLLGVLADASGDTNLARGQYRKALYLDPQHAEALAHLATLLELEGDRNGARLLMERASRAQGAQRG
- a CDS encoding chemotaxis protein CheW codes for the protein MLFILFTLDSERYVIDATQVERLMPLTPQSPPKTIPGAPSWVAGVLDHEGAPLPVIDLPALALGRPAAQLMSTRVVLVRYPHAGTVRLLALLLEGATRTIRLAAEAFHDAGIDMPHARYLGPVASEAGGLVQWIRVEHLLPDDVKALLFPEAHA
- a CDS encoding methyl-accepting chemotaxis protein, producing the protein MKQWTIRQRILCSFGIVLIVMLAMAIVTFEQLGGIDRDAKSQQQDSMPGLYYATAMRAAWFENYSVTQRLIYVDEGPDAVKRDSTRLTETQQSLQKLLNDYGGTIFRQEDRDLFNDFRQQYTQYLPIQASLIAALPTSKENAAQIFNAQLTPVWETGRLSVRKLVENNKAYADQSAESIRGSVETTRIVLLVMLLLAAIAAILAGYWLLRAVTTPMAKVLQVVDVMRTGDLTQRLQLNRADEIGALEAGFNRMTDELTALVGQAQKSAVQVTTSVTEIAATSREQQATANETAATTTEIGATSREIFATSRDLLRTMNEVSEVAGQSAALAGTGHAGLARMEETMRLVMEAAGSVNAKLAILNEKASNINQVVATITKVADQTNLLSLNAAIEAEKAGEYGRGFAVVATEIRRLADQTAVATYDIEQMVKEIQSAVAAGVMGMDKFSEEVRRGMLDVQNVGGHLTQIIQQVQQLAPRFSMVNEGMQTQATGAEQITQALTQLSEAAQQTAESLRQSTQAIDDLTHVANSLRTGVSRFKVVA
- a CDS encoding ecotin precursor — protein: MKKIAVALLVVGSLSVAGPASAHGNGGDVVGALIGGALLGAVVTSALNPAPVVAYQQPVYAQPVYQPAPVYAGPPPGYCYDQYQRAYVGCGAPPPAQYGYPQQPQPGW
- a CDS encoding tyrosine-type recombinase/integrase, with protein sequence MPKLAAPLTEAQIRALEPRATRYCVADGNGLVIEIMTTGTKVWRFRYSLNGKRQPLVTIGDYRMISLRVARAKAQKYAEMVTNGVSPIATARRDRGVESKVEVLREAAELYLATEMAGKSAEYQRTTRRALEKDVLPTLGAKSIKTVTADDIRTICDQIKSRGSPKMALHTRNAVKRLYEYLIARQLATANPAELIPARFIATPDSRTRVLAADEMGTMLRAIYASNIRRPLKLALHLLVLTMVRKSDIVEAAWSEFSLNAARWTIPAARMNKGRDHVVYLPHQAVTLLRELQETKASRNFVFPSVRGDDRPIAKSTLNQAVKSLGLDVEHFVLHDFRRTAATHLREMGQPSHPIERALAHTVKDTPGGAAHAEHAAEQRQTLQLWADFVDTQIESGRQGVTG
- the mnmE gene encoding tRNA uridine-5-carboxymethylaminomethyl(34) synthesis GTPase MnmE; translated protein: MLATDSDPIVAIATAPGRGGIGVVRISFGRAGEAAAQPLMQALTGQALTPRHASYVPFLDNTGNALDRGIALYFPAPHSYTGEHVLELQGHGGPVVLQLVLQRCIDAGRAFGLRLAEPGEFTRRAFLNDKLDLAQAEAVADLIEASTEAAARSAGRSLDGAFSRDIHALVEEVITLRMLVEATLDFPEEEIDFLEAADARGKLTRIRERLAHVLSEARQGALLREGLSVVLAGQPNVGKSSLLNALAGAELAIVTPIAGTTRDKVAQTIQIEGIPLHVIDTAGLRDTEDEVEKIGIARTWSEIERADVVLHLLDSRTGMTAEDETIAARFPSGVPVVRVLNKTDLAGLAPTVTPLDADLDLSEVRLSAKHGDGVALLREELLRIAGWQAGAESVYLARERHLIALRAAEEHLATAAAHADQNAQALDLFAEELRLAQDQLNSITGEFSSDDLLGVIFSRFCIGK
- a CDS encoding XRE family transcriptional regulator, with the protein product MPTSKEKAAFAKRLKDSLPSELQGGTALAKAFSLLYRNGPAVSPQTAHKWLSGTTIPKPDKLQVLATWLQKDVHWLHYGPVPTGKTKPLGRGEKYPMAPETIELVTQMANRFAGLSPKQRNLVEELITEFDGGTQPATDATPEPEDASRDKSPPKSES
- the yidC gene encoding membrane protein insertase YidC; its protein translation is MDIKRTVLWVIFFMSAVMLFDNWQRDHGRPSMFFPSANPTKTVEGAAPGTTTPGTQSADLPATNAAAPGNAPAAAQGQLIKFSTDVYNGEIDTRGGTLSKLSLVKQGDGKQPDLVITLFDRTANHTYLARTGLLGGDFPNHNDIFTPLPNQPHDLTGDAKSFQLSFESPVKGGVKVIKTYTFTRGSYVIGVDTKIENVGTAPVTPSVYMELVRDDTPVETPRFSHTFIGPAVYTDQHHFQKMTFSDIDKNKEDFVNSADNGWIAMVQHYFASAWIPQQGVKRDIYVEKIDPALYRVGVKEPVPTIAPGQSADVSARLFAGPEEERMLEGIAPGLELVKDYGWVTIIAKPLFWLLEKIHSYVGNWGWSIVLLTLLIKAVFFPLSAASYKSMARMKAITPRMQALRERFKGDPQKMNAALMELYKTEKVNPFGGCLPVVIQIPVFISLYWVLLSSVEMRGAPWILWIHDLSQQDPFFILPVLMAVSMFLQTRLNPTPPDPVQAKMMMFMPIAFSVMFFFFPAGLVLYYVVNNVLSIAQQYYITRMMGQSKTKAA